In one window of Thermotoga sp. Mc24 DNA:
- a CDS encoding MJ1477/TM1410 family putative glycoside hydrolase codes for MSHLKNILFIIIVSLFFISSCSTVMSTEGWFMPFDNWLYQLQNADPVEISSSGFEIAVIDYSKDGSESGEYSPEEIKIMVDAGVVPVAYVNIGQAEDYRFYWKESWYTNTPEWLGEEDPAWPGNYFVKYWYNEWKEIVFSYLDRVIDQGFKGIYLDRIDSFEYWAQEGVISRRSAARKMINFVLEIAEYVRERKPDMLIIPQNGENILDFDDGQLASTVSGWAVENLFYLKTIPLEENETKSRLEYLIRLNRKGKFILSVDYVDDGSDSFENISRILDYYEKAKRNGCIPYAARSDLELDEMNVIEGIQPPEALKDYESRTYR; via the coding sequence ATGTCTCACCTCAAAAACATTCTGTTCATTATTATAGTATCATTGTTTTTCATTTCCTCCTGCTCAACGGTTATGTCAACAGAGGGATGGTTCATGCCTTTTGACAATTGGCTTTATCAACTCCAGAACGCTGATCCCGTGGAGATATCTTCATCCGGCTTTGAAATTGCCGTTATAGATTACTCAAAAGACGGAAGTGAAAGTGGAGAATATTCACCTGAAGAGATTAAAATCATGGTAGATGCGGGAGTTGTTCCTGTTGCTTACGTCAACATTGGTCAGGCGGAGGACTATCGCTTTTACTGGAAAGAAAGTTGGTACACGAACACTCCTGAGTGGTTAGGTGAAGAAGATCCTGCTTGGCCAGGGAACTATTTTGTCAAATACTGGTACAATGAATGGAAAGAAATCGTGTTTTCATACCTCGATAGAGTCATCGATCAGGGATTCAAGGGAATCTACTTAGATAGGATCGATTCTTTTGAATACTGGGCTCAAGAAGGTGTTATTTCAAGACGAAGTGCTGCCAGAAAAATGATAAATTTCGTGCTGGAAATTGCTGAATACGTCAGAGAGAGAAAACCAGACATGCTGATAATACCTCAAAACGGTGAGAACATTCTCGATTTCGATGATGGCCAGCTTGCCTCGACTGTTTCGGGATGGGCTGTTGAGAACCTGTTTTATTTGAAAACAATCCCTCTTGAAGAAAACGAGACAAAGAGTAGATTGGAATACCTCATTAGATTGAATCGAAAGGGAAAATTCATTCTCTCTGTTGATTACGTCGATGACGGTTCTGATTCTTTTGAAAACATAAGCCGGATTCTGGATTACTACGAGAAGGCCAAAAGAAATGGATGTATACCGTACGCTGCTCGATCCGACTTGGAACTCGACGAAATGAATGTGATAGAGGGAATACAACCGCCAGAGGCATTGAAAGATTATGAGAGTAGGACTTATCGCTGA
- a CDS encoding ABC transporter permease has translation MAAFVTMIYRQFMRFLRSRSRVIGMIINPLIWIIFFGLGWSKVFDNPWAKMMFGGVDYLTYLAPGIFAMTVFNMSFISGVSLIWDKQFGFFKEVLVAPSSRRLSITGRIVGDAIVTVLQGLIILVLNYFLAESLKISGLLPALAVGFLMSVTIASFGIALALKMESTEGFQMIMMTLMMPLVFLSGAMYPIDSMPNWMKALAYINPLTYAVDASRGYLVGEKVMKFSFGLDWGILSILMLVGLILAMESFERARIS, from the coding sequence ATGGCAGCCTTTGTGACGATGATCTACAGGCAGTTCATGAGATTCTTGAGATCACGCTCGAGAGTCATTGGAATGATAATAAACCCTCTGATATGGATCATCTTCTTCGGGCTGGGATGGAGCAAAGTTTTCGATAATCCCTGGGCGAAAATGATGTTTGGTGGAGTGGATTACCTGACTTACCTCGCACCTGGTATCTTCGCTATGACAGTTTTCAACATGAGTTTCATCAGCGGTGTGAGTTTGATCTGGGACAAACAGTTTGGCTTCTTCAAAGAGGTTCTGGTGGCTCCCTCTTCACGAAGACTCAGCATCACAGGTAGAATCGTTGGAGATGCGATCGTTACCGTTTTACAGGGACTTATAATTCTCGTCCTCAACTACTTCCTCGCAGAAAGTTTGAAAATATCCGGGCTACTTCCCGCTCTCGCCGTTGGATTTCTCATGTCAGTTACCATTGCAAGCTTTGGTATTGCGCTTGCTTTGAAGATGGAAAGCACTGAGGGATTCCAGATGATCATGATGACTCTGATGATGCCTCTGGTCTTTCTGAGCGGTGCAATGTATCCCATCGATTCCATGCCAAACTGGATGAAGGCTCTTGCCTACATAAATCCCCTCACCTACGCGGTGGACGCCTCGAGAGGGTACTTAGTGGGAGAAAAAGTGATGAAGTTCTCTTTCGGCCTCGACTGGGGAATTCTCTCGATCTTGATGCTGGTGGGGCTCATCCTCGCGATGGAAAGCTTCGAAAGAGCAAGAATAAGTTGA
- a CDS encoding ATP-binding cassette domain-containing protein — translation MEDIIVVENLVKKFGDFEAVKGVSFSVKKGEIFAFLGPNGAGKTTTIHMLTTLLKPTSGKAWVAGHDVLKEPREVRRKIGIVFQDQSLDRELTAYENMYIHGKIYGYGGEKLKKRILELLEFVELLEFKDKPVKTFSGGMARRLEIARSLIHEPEVLFLDEPTIGLDPHTRAHMWEYISKMKKEHNMTIFLTTHYMDEAEQLADRVAIIDHGKIIALGTPTELKRMVGKEIIYVRFSEAVECLEGDFIESCRKLPDGRLELNVEDSGRAIPKIFELAQQKGLKIEEITYHKPTLNDVFLHLTGRELREEGPENSFKTMARMRMRMRR, via the coding sequence ATGGAAGACATTATCGTCGTGGAAAATCTGGTGAAAAAGTTCGGAGATTTCGAAGCGGTCAAAGGAGTCAGCTTCTCAGTGAAGAAAGGAGAAATCTTCGCTTTTCTTGGTCCAAACGGTGCGGGAAAAACCACCACCATTCACATGCTCACCACGCTTCTAAAACCGACGAGTGGAAAGGCATGGGTTGCCGGTCATGACGTGCTGAAAGAACCTCGAGAGGTTAGAAGAAAAATCGGTATAGTCTTTCAGGATCAATCACTGGACAGAGAGCTCACCGCGTATGAAAACATGTACATACACGGAAAAATATACGGCTACGGTGGAGAAAAACTCAAAAAGAGAATCCTTGAACTTCTCGAGTTCGTGGAACTTCTGGAGTTCAAAGACAAACCGGTCAAAACGTTCAGTGGTGGCATGGCAAGAAGACTCGAAATAGCTCGCTCCTTGATACATGAACCAGAAGTTCTCTTTCTCGACGAACCCACTATTGGTCTCGATCCACACACAAGAGCGCATATGTGGGAATACATCTCGAAAATGAAAAAAGAACACAACATGACAATCTTTCTCACCACCCATTACATGGACGAGGCAGAACAGCTTGCTGACAGAGTGGCGATCATAGATCACGGGAAAATCATAGCACTCGGAACTCCAACCGAGTTGAAGAGAATGGTCGGAAAAGAGATTATCTACGTGAGATTCTCTGAAGCCGTTGAATGTCTCGAAGGCGACTTCATAGAGTCGTGTAGAAAACTCCCCGATGGAAGGCTGGAACTGAATGTGGAAGATTCTGGAAGGGCGATACCAAAGATTTTCGAACTGGCACAGCAGAAGGGTTTGAAAATAGAAGAAATCACCTATCATAAACCCACGCTCAACGATGTTTTCCTCCATCTCACAGGAAGGGAGCTCAGAGAGGAAGGACCGGAGAACTCTTTCAAAACCATGGCAAGAATGAGAATGAGGATGAGGAGGTAA
- a CDS encoding histidine kinase: MKPRKKSWFVEVLISYGIVFLFDYLYKTDVFKEAFLNFYWIPLLIFCVRYDLVVHVFSSILFFTFIVVSKFLSEEGLNFSSDFALANSIMLVISTVLSLINEVRVKNMERLSLELAYRNEDISRLEEEVRKLKKQINSLEQKLFYESTGISSLLIELREIFTEDFEKFAQRFVEIVSEYFDVKRMYVYRYKDGFLRLAAGIGRPELGFSLKKGVSLVVDKALQEEVGRILDVVDQVKSSNEPWLAVRIGDEENILGVITVEETATDNLELVEEYLTALAAWIHIVMRKLEFEKYEKYRLKDGTFPADFYETEKNRLKVLEAQHGIPFIEVCVRIKREELGKLLKILRRNDLATKMSEDGEYLLLKLLFPLCDEIGFNIIKKRLESEISEVEIVDCESH, encoded by the coding sequence ATGAAACCGAGAAAGAAGAGCTGGTTCGTTGAGGTTCTAATTTCCTATGGTATTGTTTTTCTGTTCGATTATTTATACAAAACCGACGTTTTCAAAGAGGCTTTTTTGAATTTTTACTGGATTCCTCTTCTCATTTTCTGTGTCAGGTACGATCTAGTCGTTCATGTGTTCAGTTCAATTCTTTTCTTCACTTTCATAGTGGTTTCAAAATTTTTGAGTGAGGAAGGTTTGAACTTCTCCAGTGATTTTGCACTTGCAAATTCCATTATGCTCGTTATTTCCACAGTGCTCTCACTGATAAACGAAGTTAGGGTAAAGAACATGGAACGATTATCCCTTGAACTTGCTTACAGAAATGAGGATATCTCAAGACTGGAAGAAGAAGTTCGAAAACTTAAGAAGCAGATCAATTCGCTGGAACAAAAACTCTTCTACGAATCGACGGGAATCAGTTCCTTGTTGATAGAACTCAGGGAAATTTTTACCGAGGACTTCGAGAAGTTCGCACAGAGGTTTGTGGAAATAGTCTCGGAATACTTCGATGTAAAGAGAATGTATGTGTACAGATACAAGGACGGTTTTTTACGGTTGGCGGCGGGAATTGGAAGACCTGAACTGGGTTTTTCTCTCAAAAAAGGTGTCTCTCTGGTAGTGGATAAAGCGCTACAGGAGGAAGTGGGCAGAATACTGGATGTTGTAGATCAGGTGAAGTCATCGAATGAACCTTGGCTGGCGGTTAGGATAGGTGACGAAGAAAACATCCTCGGGGTAATAACTGTGGAGGAGACCGCAACAGATAACCTAGAGCTCGTGGAAGAATATCTCACGGCGCTTGCCGCATGGATCCACATCGTCATGAGAAAACTCGAGTTCGAAAAGTACGAGAAATACAGATTGAAAGATGGAACGTTTCCTGCAGACTTTTACGAAACAGAGAAAAATCGCTTGAAAGTTTTAGAAGCTCAACATGGGATACCATTCATTGAAGTTTGCGTTCGTATAAAAAGGGAGGAGTTGGGAAAACTTCTGAAGATCTTGAGGAGAAACGACCTGGCAACGAAGATGTCTGAAGACGGAGAGTATCTGCTTTTGAAGCTTCTCTTCCCCCTATGCGATGAGATAGGATTCAACATCATAAAAAAGCGCTTGGAGAGTGAGATAAGTGAAGTCGAAATTGTGGATTGTGAATCTCATTAA
- the pelF gene encoding GT4 family glycosyltransferase PelF: protein MKIGLILEGTYPYVTGGVSNWVHTLLTNLPEFEFEIYHLKAVTEPQTIKYKIPENVTAVHELNIFCDFESNSSQKANLESLERIVSQLSIERDIRSIVSFATDFIRENAGKNVRKMLKTKGFWNILLKIYEEFFSERGLTEFYWMIMNLFLPVVNVLQFVPNRCDLFHVPSTGYASLVGVNGKFVHDVPLVITEHGIYHKEREREIILSTWVPDAYKPMWIELFRIISMIAYRVSDALTTLYRKNQIYQLELGADPEKMFIIPNGINVEEYDLPPEKHEGFVVGFVGRVARIKDLKTAIRAISIVKEVVGEKLKFLIIGPVDAEDYLAECKRLVRVLRLEDTVEFLGPQNVKEYYPKFDLLLLSSVSEGQPLVILEAMAAGVPIVATDVGACRDIIYDKDGQCGIVVPPKDHLSMSKAIIKLYEDKKLRDTFSKNAKKVVQKYRVETMIEKYRNLYLSLTSKKTVSTV from the coding sequence ATGAAGATTGGACTTATTCTGGAAGGAACGTATCCTTACGTAACAGGCGGGGTTTCAAACTGGGTTCACACGCTGTTGACAAATCTTCCAGAATTTGAGTTTGAAATATACCATCTGAAAGCTGTCACAGAACCACAGACAATCAAGTACAAGATCCCAGAAAATGTGACAGCTGTACACGAGCTGAATATATTTTGTGATTTTGAATCTAACAGTTCTCAAAAAGCAAATTTAGAGTCTCTTGAAAGAATAGTTTCACAACTTTCTATTGAAAGAGATATACGTTCAATCGTCTCTTTCGCAACAGACTTCATCAGGGAAAACGCGGGGAAAAACGTTCGAAAAATGCTGAAAACGAAGGGATTCTGGAACATTTTGTTGAAAATATACGAAGAATTCTTCTCGGAAAGAGGTCTTACCGAATTCTATTGGATGATAATGAACCTTTTCCTTCCTGTGGTTAATGTTCTCCAGTTTGTACCAAACAGATGTGATTTGTTCCACGTTCCAAGCACAGGATACGCTTCCTTGGTAGGTGTGAACGGAAAATTTGTTCATGACGTTCCTCTTGTGATAACAGAGCACGGTATTTATCACAAAGAGCGAGAAAGAGAGATAATCCTCTCCACCTGGGTACCAGATGCTTATAAACCCATGTGGATCGAACTTTTTCGAATTATAAGCATGATCGCCTATAGAGTTTCTGACGCTCTCACCACTCTTTACAGAAAAAACCAGATTTATCAACTCGAGCTCGGTGCTGATCCGGAAAAAATGTTCATCATACCAAACGGAATAAACGTGGAAGAATACGATCTTCCTCCAGAGAAACACGAAGGATTCGTGGTGGGATTTGTGGGACGCGTTGCCAGAATAAAAGATCTTAAAACCGCCATAAGAGCTATCAGTATTGTCAAGGAAGTGGTTGGAGAAAAACTGAAATTTTTGATAATAGGACCGGTCGACGCGGAAGATTATCTTGCCGAATGTAAAAGACTTGTCAGGGTTCTTCGACTAGAAGACACCGTTGAGTTTCTAGGTCCTCAAAACGTGAAGGAGTACTACCCCAAGTTTGATCTTCTTCTTTTAAGCAGTGTTTCGGAAGGACAACCACTTGTGATACTCGAGGCGATGGCAGCAGGCGTTCCCATCGTTGCCACTGATGTGGGAGCATGCAGAGACATAATCTACGACAAAGATGGACAGTGCGGTATAGTCGTCCCTCCAAAAGATCATCTTTCAATGTCAAAGGCTATCATAAAACTATATGAGGATAAAAAATTGAGAGATACTTTCTCGAAAAATGCAAAAAAGGTGGTCCAGAAGTACAGAGTGGAAACTATGATTGAGAAGTACCGGAATCTTTATCTTTCTCTGACTTCGAAAAAAACAGTTTCAACTGTCTGA
- the pelF gene encoding GT4 family glycosyltransferase PelF, giving the protein MRVGLIAEGTYPYITGGVSSWIQTLISNLPEFEFEIYHLRPDSKKREVRYKIPKNVVRIHEVNIFGDFDPEIPEEANLSALTEITKAIVQKQNLDVLVEKLKDFIRKNVGKYFSKIFYSKEFWNLVVETYNEFFKHRGFTEYYWIIRNLILPVVNSLQFVPEKCDVFHVPSTGYASLVGIVGKLVHNSPLIITEHGIYHREREREIIISKWLHEDYKPMWINLFKAISMLAYDFCDALTTLFQKNQMFQLELGANPEKMIIIPNGIDVDSFDLPKEKHEGFVIGFVGRVTRIKDVKTAIRSIRIVKDVLKDEKIKFLIIGPTDEEEDYYEECKALTKNLFLDDVVEFLGRQNVREYYPKLDLLLLSSVSEGQPLVILEAMAAGVPVVATDVGACREIIYDENGQCGIIVPPKNHLMMAKAILKLIEDKEMRDTFSKNAKKVVRKKYRLDLMIERYKNLYLHLYSSQKIFSTRN; this is encoded by the coding sequence ATGAGAGTAGGACTTATCGCTGAGGGTACCTATCCTTATATTACAGGGGGAGTATCGAGCTGGATTCAAACTCTTATTTCTAATCTTCCTGAGTTTGAATTTGAAATTTATCACCTCCGCCCCGATTCGAAGAAACGAGAGGTTAGATACAAAATACCAAAAAACGTTGTTCGTATACATGAAGTGAATATCTTTGGAGATTTTGACCCTGAAATACCTGAAGAAGCTAACCTTTCGGCACTTACCGAAATAACAAAGGCTATTGTTCAAAAACAAAATTTAGATGTTCTGGTCGAAAAACTGAAAGATTTCATAAGAAAAAACGTCGGAAAATATTTTTCAAAAATATTTTATAGTAAAGAATTTTGGAACCTTGTAGTTGAAACCTACAACGAATTTTTTAAACATAGAGGATTTACCGAATACTATTGGATAATTAGGAATCTAATCCTTCCTGTGGTGAATTCTTTGCAGTTTGTTCCAGAAAAATGCGATGTATTCCATGTTCCAAGCACAGGATATGCCTCCCTCGTTGGAATTGTAGGAAAACTTGTTCACAATTCCCCTTTGATAATAACTGAGCATGGTATTTATCACAGAGAAAGGGAAAGAGAGATAATTATTTCTAAATGGCTTCATGAAGACTATAAACCCATGTGGATAAACTTATTCAAAGCAATAAGTATGCTTGCCTATGATTTTTGTGATGCACTAACAACACTTTTCCAAAAAAACCAGATGTTCCAGTTAGAACTCGGTGCAAATCCAGAAAAAATGATAATAATTCCTAATGGAATCGACGTAGACAGTTTTGATCTGCCGAAAGAAAAACACGAAGGATTTGTTATTGGCTTTGTGGGGAGAGTAACAAGGATAAAAGATGTTAAAACAGCAATAAGATCAATAAGGATTGTCAAAGATGTTCTAAAAGACGAAAAAATAAAATTCTTGATAATTGGTCCTACCGATGAAGAAGAGGATTACTATGAGGAGTGTAAGGCGCTAACAAAAAATCTTTTCCTAGACGATGTTGTGGAATTTTTGGGACGTCAAAACGTGCGAGAATATTATCCCAAACTAGATCTTCTTCTTTTAAGCAGCGTCTCGGAGGGACAACCACTTGTAATATTGGAAGCAATGGCAGCGGGAGTTCCTGTCGTTGCTACTGATGTAGGAGCTTGTAGGGAAATTATCTACGATGAAAATGGGCAATGTGGCATTATTGTTCCTCCCAAGAATCACCTTATGATGGCAAAAGCTATTTTAAAATTGATTGAGGATAAGGAGATGAGAGATACATTTTCTAAAAATGCGAAAAAAGTTGTCCGTAAGAAATACAGACTCGATCTCATGATAGAAAGATATAAGAATCTCTATCTTCATCTTTACTCGTCTCAAAAGATTTTCTCAACAAGAAATTGA
- a CDS encoding DUF2194 domain-containing protein translates to MRKFLLLILVLLAFPFFSKTLLLYKGSEGGYGYNILSWLAPEPEVLGEDYEFVDVEKSLPDFEDYDFVITCYYSSSMPGAKKYLKKLVDFLLNGGKLFIINNLGAFEDSSGDNPSLSDINTLLNLLGVSFRYGWRQETVFSYEIEDGYLIKLPSFPVKKAFDGFEVFSSNVKIVSYAVTKKGKHPVIFYGPFGGMALFDHAFNENGEPVVDLRKIVMDIVDGYRENKVLMLDENHHIRKMFEYALFEVDSSRSGVLQKYRAIVIPDVSFLEEKEIKSYLENGGVVMLVGSGTHYIQGEVVLEKENLYIPQDITVGEREVGYIPAPENAKAFITISGTPVSWMEKREKGAFVFFPEDLLEKWSRGILFNEFLKASDFVISPMVNAFSVFLDDFPLPAYGIEYDILDTTDEIFYYKIWWRDMKELCEDFSIKPITALVTSYEQKTDYNGFFEFLEKDSSLKVLKNLIEDEGVDTGIHGYNHVPPKSENWDLEELGKAYKSLRIFLSQLSSSYEPVAFVAPNNEIDQAGIEVLKSVFPTIKVIGTAYSLKDSTGEFTLLDDALILPRTTSGCYPLQRLLMETVSTLLNLGTYHHFSHPDDVISLDRNPERYSWNEMFDQLRSFFRIMKENYPWLRNMDSKELYNTFKDYFENKPRILYHDKKIVIVLPRTAELPRYFFLKAKGDVNVHGGVILFRDKDLCVVEIREYKMEISEVIEDGR, encoded by the coding sequence ATGAGAAAATTCCTCCTTTTGATTCTTGTTCTGCTTGCGTTCCCCTTCTTTTCTAAGACTCTCCTCCTCTACAAAGGTTCTGAAGGAGGCTATGGTTACAATATCCTTTCATGGTTAGCTCCGGAGCCGGAAGTTCTGGGGGAGGATTACGAGTTTGTAGACGTGGAAAAATCACTGCCCGATTTTGAGGACTACGATTTCGTCATTACCTGTTACTATTCTTCCTCGATGCCCGGTGCGAAGAAATATTTGAAAAAACTGGTTGATTTTCTTTTGAATGGAGGCAAGCTGTTCATCATAAACAATCTGGGGGCGTTCGAAGATTCTTCTGGGGACAATCCCTCTCTGAGCGATATAAACACTCTTCTGAACCTTTTGGGTGTGTCTTTCAGATACGGTTGGCGACAGGAGACGGTTTTTAGCTACGAGATCGAAGATGGATATCTCATAAAACTTCCCTCATTTCCCGTTAAAAAAGCATTCGATGGTTTCGAAGTGTTTTCTTCGAATGTCAAAATAGTGTCGTACGCTGTTACGAAGAAAGGAAAGCATCCGGTAATCTTCTACGGACCTTTTGGCGGCATGGCGCTTTTCGATCACGCTTTCAATGAGAACGGTGAACCTGTTGTTGATTTAAGAAAAATTGTCATGGATATTGTCGACGGTTATCGTGAAAACAAAGTGCTGATGCTCGATGAAAATCATCACATAAGGAAGATGTTTGAGTATGCCCTCTTTGAAGTTGATAGTTCTCGATCTGGTGTCCTTCAAAAATACAGAGCAATCGTGATTCCGGACGTATCCTTTTTGGAAGAAAAGGAAATAAAATCCTACTTAGAGAACGGCGGTGTTGTGATGCTGGTAGGAAGTGGAACGCATTACATTCAGGGAGAAGTTGTTCTGGAAAAAGAGAATCTGTACATTCCTCAAGATATCACCGTTGGTGAGAGAGAAGTGGGCTACATCCCAGCACCCGAGAACGCGAAAGCATTCATAACAATTAGCGGGACACCTGTTTCTTGGATGGAGAAGAGGGAAAAGGGTGCTTTCGTCTTTTTCCCTGAGGATCTTTTGGAAAAGTGGTCGAGAGGCATTCTATTCAACGAGTTTCTCAAAGCGTCCGATTTTGTGATATCTCCTATGGTAAACGCTTTTTCCGTCTTTCTTGACGATTTTCCACTTCCTGCATATGGTATCGAATACGATATTTTAGATACAACCGATGAAATCTTCTATTATAAAATCTGGTGGCGTGATATGAAAGAACTTTGTGAGGATTTTTCTATAAAACCCATCACCGCTCTTGTAACGAGTTACGAGCAGAAGACAGATTACAACGGCTTTTTTGAGTTCCTTGAAAAGGATAGTTCCCTTAAGGTTTTGAAGAACCTCATCGAAGACGAAGGGGTGGATACAGGAATTCATGGTTACAATCATGTGCCACCGAAATCAGAGAATTGGGATTTAGAAGAACTTGGAAAAGCATATAAGTCTTTGAGAATTTTTCTTAGTCAGTTGTCATCAAGTTATGAACCTGTAGCTTTTGTGGCTCCAAACAACGAAATAGATCAGGCGGGGATAGAAGTTCTCAAAAGTGTATTTCCAACGATAAAGGTGATAGGTACGGCGTATTCACTAAAAGACAGTACAGGAGAGTTCACCTTGCTGGATGATGCGTTGATACTCCCAAGAACAACGAGCGGTTGCTACCCTCTTCAGAGACTTCTCATGGAAACGGTGTCCACCCTTTTGAATCTTGGAACCTATCATCACTTTTCTCATCCAGACGATGTCATAAGTCTTGACAGAAATCCAGAAAGGTACAGTTGGAATGAAATGTTTGATCAACTCAGGTCTTTCTTCCGAATCATGAAGGAAAATTATCCCTGGCTTAGAAATATGGATTCAAAGGAACTATACAACACTTTCAAAGATTATTTTGAAAACAAGCCAAGAATTTTGTATCATGACAAAAAAATAGTGATTGTTCTTCCGAGAACAGCTGAACTTCCCCGGTATTTCTTTTTGAAAGCTAAAGGCGATGTGAACGTACATGGTGGGGTGATCCTGTTCAGAGATAAAGATCTTTGCGTGGTGGAGATAAGGGAATACAAAATGGAGATCTCGGAGGTAATAGAGGATGGCAGGTAA
- the pelG gene encoding exopolysaccharide Pel transporter PelG: MAGKSFDLLFSRNNLFSDVLAFFYSTFVYFAPWLVVLFYIIWSSRWFSPSPFFLSVLSYSLIFSMIISGGMSFLISRFLANCIYSRDQRKIYESYIGAVLLVFSVSLVIGLIFFAVNNQYFLVQKILACYTFVGFSLVWILMQFASVTEKESLAVLAFAGGIVVSVLLARFWDISMEEKLLLTLDIGIGLIIFMLNFLILSYLRSSIRIGFDFLLLTRKHPQLLFIGYFYYLSIWIDNFIAWKVKGIEIAPGFFMSPEYDIPKFMASLFFIPSLVVFNLSMETVFQRNYKGLMQSIVSDKPMRVISENLKKLSLSLRHAFSNMFALNMVAMISCFLLRDSLRLWFNLSESFNRIFVWDVVGVSMNIAFMSLLVASLHFEYYGIALEGTALVLTSNMILSVFFIENIPGLSFAVAFSGGFLYLLLRFKSKDFLYEVYTKQPLGLEKVKKTSWKPKEMIR, from the coding sequence ATGGCAGGTAAGAGCTTTGACCTTCTGTTTTCAAGAAACAACCTTTTTTCGGATGTGCTCGCATTTTTCTATTCGACGTTTGTATACTTTGCACCGTGGTTGGTGGTTTTATTTTACATCATATGGTCGTCCAGGTGGTTCTCACCTTCTCCCTTCTTTCTCAGTGTGTTGAGTTATTCTCTCATCTTTTCAATGATAATCTCTGGTGGTATGTCTTTTCTCATTTCCAGATTTCTAGCAAATTGTATCTATTCAAGGGATCAGAGAAAGATCTATGAGAGCTATATAGGTGCTGTATTACTGGTTTTTTCTGTTTCGCTTGTGATCGGATTGATATTTTTTGCCGTGAACAATCAATATTTTCTGGTTCAAAAGATCCTTGCCTGTTACACTTTTGTTGGCTTTTCGCTTGTCTGGATTTTGATGCAGTTTGCTTCTGTAACGGAGAAAGAATCGCTTGCAGTTTTGGCTTTTGCAGGTGGCATCGTGGTTTCTGTTCTCCTTGCGCGTTTCTGGGACATTTCAATGGAAGAGAAGCTTCTTTTGACACTGGACATTGGAATAGGTCTGATAATCTTCATGCTGAATTTTCTCATTCTTAGCTATTTGAGAAGCTCGATCCGAATAGGATTTGATTTTCTTCTGCTAACAAGAAAACATCCTCAGCTCCTTTTTATCGGATACTTTTATTATCTTTCGATCTGGATCGACAACTTTATTGCCTGGAAAGTAAAAGGGATTGAAATCGCACCTGGATTTTTCATGTCTCCAGAATACGACATACCGAAGTTCATGGCGAGTCTGTTTTTCATACCGAGTCTGGTGGTGTTCAATCTAAGTATGGAAACTGTCTTTCAAAGAAATTACAAAGGTCTCATGCAATCAATAGTGAGCGATAAACCGATGCGCGTTATAAGTGAGAATCTGAAAAAGCTTTCACTTTCATTGCGACACGCTTTTTCCAATATGTTTGCGCTGAACATGGTAGCGATGATTTCCTGTTTCCTTCTCAGAGATTCTCTCAGATTGTGGTTCAACCTTTCTGAAAGTTTCAACAGAATTTTCGTCTGGGATGTTGTTGGAGTTAGTATGAACATAGCCTTTATGTCCCTGCTTGTTGCGTCGCTTCATTTTGAGTATTACGGTATTGCCCTGGAGGGAACTGCTCTTGTTTTGACTTCTAACATGATCCTGTCTGTTTTTTTCATAGAAAATATACCGGGTCTTAGTTTCGCTGTGGCTTTTTCTGGAGGTTTTCTCTACCTTCTTTTGAGGTTCAAGTCGAAAGATTTTCTCTACGAGGTTTACACAAAGCAACCACTCGGCCTGGAAAAAGTAAAGAAAACTTCCTGGAAACCAAAGGAGATGATTCGATGA